The genomic segment GCGTCATGGGCCGCACGCCGGCGCGGGTGCAGGCCTGGGTCATGGACCTGTTCTCGGCCAAGAGCACGGCGGTGGTGACCAACGTCCCGGGGCCGCGCGAGCCCGTGCGGCTGGCCGGCGTGCCGGTGCGCGAGGTGCTCGTGTGGGCGCCGTGCGCGGGCAGCATCGGGATGAGCGTGTCCATCTTCAGCTACTGCGACCACGTCACCGTGGGCGTGATGACGCACGCGAGCCTCGTGCCCGACCCCGAGCTGCTGGCCGACGCGGTCACGGCCGAGCTCGGGGCCCTGGGGCGGGCGACCGCTCAGCCCTCGTCGTAGAGGCCGGCGAACACGTCGGCGTAGCGTTCGTAGATGACGTTGCGCCGGACCTTCAGCGTCGGGGTCAGCTCGCCCGCCGCCTGGGTCAGCTCGTGGTCGAGGATCACGAAGCGCTTGATCTGCTCGATGCGCGCGAACTGCGCGTTGACGGCGTCGACCTCGGCGGCGACGATCTCGTGCACCCGCCGGTCGGCGGCCATGGTCGCCAGGTCGGGCGCCACGCCGGCCCGGTGTGCCAGCGCCGCCACCTCGTCGGGGTCGAGCGTGAGCATCGCCACGACGTAGGGCCGGTTGTCGCCGAACACGACGGCCTGGGAGATCCAGCGACCCTCGCACAGCGCGGACTCGAGGTTCGTCGGCGAGATGTTCTTGCCCGACGAGGTGATGATGAGGTCCTTCTTGCGGCCGGTGACGCGGACGAAGCCGTCGGCGTCGATCTCGCCGAGGTCGCCGGAGCGCAGGCGCCCGTCGTCGGTGAAGACCTCGCCGGTGGCCGCCTCGTCGCGGTGGTAGCCGGCGAACACGTGCGGACCCTTCATGAGGATCTCGCCGTCCTCCAGCAGGGTGACCTCGGTCCCCGGTAGCGGGCGACCCACGGTGCCGAAGCGCGTGGCGCCGATCGTGTTCAGCGTGCCCGCCGCCGTGGTCTCGGTCATCCCGTAGCCCTCGAGCACCCGCAGGCCGCAGGCGTCGAAGAACTCCAGGACCTCGACCGCGATCGGGGCCGCGCCGGTCAGCGCCAGCTGCAGCCGGCCACCGAACAGGTCGCGCACGCGGGAGAGCACGAGCCGGTCGGCCACCTTGTGCTGGGCGGCGAGGATCAGCCCGAGCGAGCGGCCCGTGCGCCGGCGCCGGGCGACCTCGCGTCCGGTCCCGACCGCCCAGCCGAACAGCAGACGCCTCACGGGGTCGCCGTCCTGGGCGGCGGCCAGCGCCTTGGCGTGGATCTTCTCGAACACGCGCGGGACCGACGGCAGGTGCGTCGGCCGGCTGTCGGCCACGTCCTCGAGCACCAGCCGCGCGTCGCCGCGCCAGAAGGCCAGCGTGGCGCCGATGTCCAGCGCGACGAGCTGGGCCATGCGCGCCAGCGAGTGCGCGAGCGGCAGGAACATGAAGATGACGACGTCGTCGCCGAAGTCGATCTGCTCCTCGTACATCCGGACCGTCGCGATGCAGTTGCGATGGGTGGTGCGGCAGCCCTTCGGCGGCCCGGTCGTGCCCGAGGTGTAGACGATCGTGGCCACGTCGTCGGGCCCGACCGCGGCGACGGCCGCCTCGACGGCCCCCGGGTCGACGTCGGCGCCCAGCTCGCGCAGGCCGGCCAGCGACAGCTCGCCGGCGTCGTCGAACGTGACGACGTGCTCGAGCTCGGGCAGGCGGTCGCGCACCTCGGCGATCTTGGCCAGCTGCGTGGCGTCCTCGCACAGCAGCACGTGCGCGCCGGAGTGCTCCAGCACGTAGCGGCACTCCTCGGCCGAGTTGGTGGGGTAGATCGGCACGACGGTCGCACCGGCGCAGTGGCCGCCGCAGTCGGCCATCGTCCACTCGGCGCGGGTGCTCGACAGGATCGCGACCGGGTCGCCGGGCCGCACGCCCAGCGCGATGAGGCCGCGCGCGATCCCGCGGGCCGTCTCGCCGAGCTCGGCGAACGACACGTCCGACCACCCGTCCGCCGTGCGCCGGCGCAGCGCCGCGCCGTGATGGCGCGCCGTCGCCGACAGCACCATCGCGCCGACGGTGGCGACGTCGGCGTCGGCGTCGCGCGCGGTGCTCGAGGCGGTCGTGGTGCGGGCTGCGGACATGGACAGGCTCCCCTTCGTGGTCAGGCGTCTGTCGATGGTCTCCCCTGCCGCGCGGACGGCCATCCGTAAGACGCCGCACCCCGCGGCGTGGGCGGCACGGATGGAAGCGCCGAGGGCCGCGCGTAGCGTCGCTCACCCGTCCCCAGAGCCGAGGAAACGACGGTCATGCTGCGACTCGCCCTTCTGTCCATCCGCCGCCCCGTGCCCACCCTGCTCGTCTGGCTCGCGGTGGCCGCCGCGCTGACGGTCGCCGGCCTCGGCGTCTCGCACAGCCTCTCCCCGTCGGTCGTCACCGTGCCGGGATCGGAGTCCTCCCGCGCCCAGACCCTGGCCGACCGCCAGTTCGGCCCCAGCGTCCTGGTGCCCATCCTGCTGCAGGGCCCCGCCGCCCAGCTCGACCGCCAGGGCCCCGAGCTCGTCCGGCGCCTGGCGGCCCGCAGCGACACGCGCGTCATGTCGGCCTGGGACGGCGGCGACGCCGCCAAGGCCCTGCGCCCGGCGCCGGGCTCGGCCATGATCGTGGCGTCGCTCGCGCACTCCGAGAAGGCCATGGTCAACCGCTACCAGGCCGAGATCGACCGCACCGTCGACTTCGCGCTCAGCGGCAGCGTGCGCTGGCACATCACGGGCCAGCCCACGCTTGACCGCGCGCTGAAGCACTCGGCGATCAGCGACACGCGCCGGGCCGAGCTGCTGGCCATGGCACTGCTGTTCGTCCTGCTGCTCGCGCTGCTGCGCCGCCCGGTCGCCGCGGCGCTGGTCACCGCCTTCGGCGCGGCCAGCGTGTTCATGTCCTTCGGGCTGATGACCCTGCTCGGGCAGGTGATCGCGATCGACCCGATCGCGCTGGCCCTCGCGTCGATCAGCGGCCTGGCCCTGGGCATCGGCTTCGCGCTCATCGTCCTGCGGCGCTTCCTCGACGAGGAGGGCCTGCGCGATCCGCACATCGGCCGCGGCGCAGAGCAGGCCGCGGTCGCCCATGCCGTCGCGACGTCCGGGCGCTCGGTGCTCTTCGGCGGCACCGCGCTCGCCGTCTGCCTGCTGCTCGCCGTGCTCATCGCCCCGACGACGATCGTCGGCTCGCTGGGCATCGGCGCGGTGCTCTGCGTGCTGCTGGCCGTCGGGGGCGCCGTCGTCGTGCTGCCGGCCTTCCTCGTCCTGCTGGGCCCGCGGATCGACCTCGGGCGCTTCGGGCTCCCGGCGCCGCTGGACCGCGCCTGGCAGCGCCTGGTCGGCGCCGGCTCGTTCGTCACGGCGCGCGCCGTGTGGACGGGCGCCGCCGCGACCGCGGTCCTCGCCGCGCTCGCCGTCCCGGCCGCGGGGCTGAAGACCGGGCCGCCCGACATCAGCCAGCTGCCCTCCGGCTCTCAGGCCCGCCACGACTTCGAGACGGTCGCCAGGGTCATGGGCCCGGGCTGGCCGACGCCCTACAACATCCTCGTCGTCTCGAGCAGCCGGCCCATCACCGACACGGCGCTCCTGCGCAGCCTGGACACCTACCAGGCCAAGCTGGCCATGGACCCGCGGATCGCCTCCGTCGCCGGGCCCGGCGCCTTCCGCGCGCAGACCAAGGACCTGGGCAAGCTCCCCAAGACCCTCAAGGACTCCGAGAAGCTGCTCAAGGGCGGCAGGAAGCAGCTCGGCACGCTGGCCAGCGGCCTCGGGCAGGCCGCGGCCGGCACGAAGACGCTGCAGGCGGGGCTGCAGTCGGCCGCCTCCGGCGCCTCGCAGCTGCAGTCGGGCTCGGGGACGGCGCGCAACGGCGCCGGGCAGCTCAAGGCCGGCATCGCCAAGGCGCGCGCCGGCGCGCTGCAGATCTCCGGCGGCCTGGACACGGCGCTCACCGGGGCCAAGGCGCTGCGCGCCGGCGCCGCCAAGGCGCTGGCCGGCTCCAAGCAGCTGACCGGCGGGCTCGGGAAGGCCGCGACGCCGGTCAAGGCCGGCGCCCCCGTCGTCAAGCAGATGGCCGCCGACCTCAGCTCGGCCGACGCATCGCTCGGCGGGCTGACGGGCTCGGCCTCGGCGACGACGACGAGCCTGGACCAGGCGATCGCGTCGCTGCAGGCCGCGGGCAACGACCCGGCGGTGGCCGCCGCGCTGGCCGCGGTGCGCAGCGCGCGCGACCACGCGAGCTCGGTGGCCTCGGGCCTGGGCACCGTGCAGACCCAGATCTCGGGCGCCTCGGGCGTGGCGACCGCGTTCGCGACGCAGACGAGCCAGCTCGCCGGCGGCCTCGGCCAGCTCCTGGCCGGCTCGACCGCGCTGCAGAGCGGCATCGCCCAGCTGCGCAACGGCAAC from the Baekduia soli genome contains:
- a CDS encoding AMP-dependent synthetase/ligase, with protein sequence MSAARTTTASSTARDADADVATVGAMVLSATARHHGAALRRRTADGWSDVSFAELGETARGIARGLIALGVRPGDPVAILSSTRAEWTMADCGGHCAGATVVPIYPTNSAEECRYVLEHSGAHVLLCEDATQLAKIAEVRDRLPELEHVVTFDDAGELSLAGLRELGADVDPGAVEAAVAAVGPDDVATIVYTSGTTGPPKGCRTTHRNCIATVRMYEEQIDFGDDVVIFMFLPLAHSLARMAQLVALDIGATLAFWRGDARLVLEDVADSRPTHLPSVPRVFEKIHAKALAAAQDGDPVRRLLFGWAVGTGREVARRRRTGRSLGLILAAQHKVADRLVLSRVRDLFGGRLQLALTGAAPIAVEVLEFFDACGLRVLEGYGMTETTAAGTLNTIGATRFGTVGRPLPGTEVTLLEDGEILMKGPHVFAGYHRDEAATGEVFTDDGRLRSGDLGEIDADGFVRVTGRKKDLIITSSGKNISPTNLESALCEGRWISQAVVFGDNRPYVVAMLTLDPDEVAALAHRAGVAPDLATMAADRRVHEIVAAEVDAVNAQFARIEQIKRFVILDHELTQAAGELTPTLKVRRNVIYERYADVFAGLYDEG
- a CDS encoding MMPL family transporter; the protein is MLRLALLSIRRPVPTLLVWLAVAAALTVAGLGVSHSLSPSVVTVPGSESSRAQTLADRQFGPSVLVPILLQGPAAQLDRQGPELVRRLAARSDTRVMSAWDGGDAAKALRPAPGSAMIVASLAHSEKAMVNRYQAEIDRTVDFALSGSVRWHITGQPTLDRALKHSAISDTRRAELLAMALLFVLLLALLRRPVAAALVTAFGAASVFMSFGLMTLLGQVIAIDPIALALASISGLALGIGFALIVLRRFLDEEGLRDPHIGRGAEQAAVAHAVATSGRSVLFGGTALAVCLLLAVLIAPTTIVGSLGIGAVLCVLLAVGGAVVVLPAFLVLLGPRIDLGRFGLPAPLDRAWQRLVGAGSFVTARAVWTGAAATAVLAALAVPAAGLKTGPPDISQLPSGSQARHDFETVARVMGPGWPTPYNILVVSSSRPITDTALLRSLDTYQAKLAMDPRIASVAGPGAFRAQTKDLGKLPKTLKDSEKLLKGGRKQLGTLASGLGQAAAGTKTLQAGLQSAASGASQLQSGSGTARNGAGQLKAGIAKARAGALQISGGLDTALTGAKALRAGAAKALAGSKQLTGGLGKAATPVKAGAPVVKQMAADLSSADASLGGLTGSASATTTSLDQAIASLQAAGNDPAVAAALAAVRSARDHASSVASGLGTVQTQISGASGVATAFATQTSQLAGGLGQLLAGSTALQSGIAQLRNGNADLDTGIAKLNTGGGQLTDGLAALQTGAGALEDGLGQLTSGAGQLAGGLSAGTAPAGQLTSGLLSGQSQVTRFRGQLPSAKDLEELQKQSPGLFTNGYFTLAAIAGAPSSQARQAAFAVNLARGGNAGQIVVIPRYASKDERTQQLATSLRDSAAAFGRQTHTTTAVGGPAGNLADYHGVTAGRIWPVVATLAVVVALMLMAMLRTVVLPLVAVAFDLLAAAAAFGILSLLFTGSGAPLGGPGYLDPVIVVALFAASFGITAFFEVALLNRTREEFLRTGDAHRALRAGLRDTAGAVTMVAVAMVAAVVPFLFETIMQVRQIGIGLAAVVILDGLLVRPVLLPAAVELFGRTAWWPTSRSAPGAAQAGELGSRPAPGPDLRPPTLAGGGRS